One Cydia fagiglandana chromosome 5, ilCydFagi1.1, whole genome shotgun sequence genomic window, aaaatacctaataaaattaacaaacgCAAACACTATTTCAACAACTTGGAGACATAAAATACACGTGGAGACAATTAAACTAAGGTATTTActttaagtgtcattttgtattaaataaactGATAAAATTAAGTATCcaataaaaaacatatttacgcAATCTCAAAAATTTTGATACAAAATACACGTGGAAGTACTAAAAATGACTGAggtgttttaattattattttctgtaTAAAAAGGCTGCGTAGAAATGTATAGTTACAGATCAGAACTGTCAACGAACACCATGTTTGCGGCGGTTGTTCTGGCGACGGTCTGCCTCGCCAGCAGCACGGTCTTGGCTGCTTATGACAAGCCATTCTACGAAGTAGAAGACGCTGAAAGCCTGTTCAAAGACTTTGTGCAAGAGCACAAGAAAGTATACAACCGCAGGGAGTACCATGAAAGGCTTGAGATTTTCAAGAAAACCTTGAAAGAAATAAATGAGCGAAATGCCAAATTCCCTGATACTGTGTTTGCAGTGAACCATTTTGCTGATTTATACCCTCATGAACTAGAGCAATACACTGGTTTCAAACTTCCAAAAAATATTACGAGTGTAGTACTTCCTGATGGGCCGACTCCTACGGCTACTGAATTTGATTGGAGGGACAAACATGTGGTTTCTCATGTTAAGCACCAAGGATATTGTGGTAGTTGCTATATCTTCAGCGCTGTTGGTAAGTTCACTGGAACTTACTCGTTCTTTTATCGGTAACTCTTAGATAATCACGTTATAAGTTTAGTGTCCATATATTTAAGTTGCTCAAATGCCCGCCACCATCTCTCACCTTTTAAATTATACTATTTTTCATTAGTCCTTGACATATTTCTGTCATTAGATACCTGATGATATTCTCTTGAGGTCTCTTTTCATTACTCCACCTATTATGAATATTGTGAAAGGTGAACATGAGTTCTCCTTTCTAATTTGAATTAGTTTATTAGTGGTATTAGTGAGTTAGTTCGTTGTTTTAGTGAGAGCGTTTAAGGAAGTTAGTGAGAGCGTTTAAGGAAGTTAGTGAGAGTGTTTAAGGAAGTTAGTGAGTCGAGCGTTTAAGGAAGTAAGTGTTAatcttaataatataattatgtacctaacaATGTAACCTATTATCCTGTCGCATACttccaggccccaatttcacatcggtgacaggtgcgagagttgtaaaacatcactattgctgacgtcacagccatccatgggctacgattaccacttaccatcgggcgggccgtattcctgtttgccaccatcattattattgaaaaaaactttattatattggaaaaaaacagatatttctcttgcgaagctccagacaattttattgtcaagatttagaagaattgtaggtaattcttgacagggtaatgagttatatgtcggaattttgtgacaattgtagtgtttctgtgacaattgtcatatcTTTGCGAGAGAAATATCtggtttttttccgatataataaggtttttttaataatacaatgatggtggcaaacgggaatacggcccgcccgatggtaagcggtaaccgtagcccatggatgcctgtgacgtcagtaacagtgatattttacaattgtcgcacctgtcaccgtggtgaaattggggcctgttGTTTCTCCATTAACAACTATTGTCCTTACTTACCTTTCTCGCAACTTGCAAATCTGTTTTTCAAACCGAATTCTCCACTATCACACGCTTGttagtacttaaatatttttttagcgtATTTAATTAAAGTATGTGAAACGGGTGGCGCAAAatcggtcattgtggcactctttgggggaggcctatgtccagcggACGTCCTATGGCTgatacgatgatgatgatgatatgaaaCGGTTACGTTTCAAATCACTTGGCCAAGTACTTTATCGTCGATTTAAGATTGTAGAAGACGACGTAACGGACCCACGACATTATACCACCAAAATAAAATTACGAGTAGtgtttagaattatttttaactgttgttaaatattttatgcCTGTAAGGTCAGGTAGAACTTAGTTAccagaaaataattatatttgataTACTTAAATCGAACCGATGGCTTTCACGCCATAATGCGGAAGCGTACTGCCTAGTGTTTGGAAGTGGTTTGGAATGTGGCAGTCTTTGCTTTATTAAATAAGATattttagtattattatttctactttaatttattatattttaattttgtacttACTAACATTAGCATATTAAGATTAATTTATATTGTATTACTAACAAATTATATGGGCTTATatgcctgaaataaatgattgattgattgataaatACACTAGCAGACAGCGCAGAGCCAAAACTGTTACAGGGCCTTTAAACTTTCATGTATTTTTCAAGTTCAACTATTATGGAAAGTTAATTTGAAAGTGAACAAAGGAGTAAAATTATGCTTAACGTTTTTAAATTGAAGACGGagttaaaagtataaaactatattaatttattcacaGGTGATATTGAAGGGCAGTACGCACTCAAACATAAGCAATGCCTGTCCTTTTCCGAAGGGCAGGTCCTCGATTGCCTCGGAGAGAAATGGGGTTGCCAAGGAGGATGGATGCACGAAGTTATGCAgtaagtagagatgcaccggatatttggttattatccggtatccggcctatcgggctattaatttaatatccgtccggataccggatagtgatctactattcggccgataccggagagtacctacctaacattgcatgattttaagtaggtacacaaattGGATtcaagaaacagtcacggtcataatcgtcatcatcataatttaagagcatggcttttgtcggtggagtatgcgccagttttcgcggtcctcggccaggttctttaggtccctgtaagaaacgacatttgcttttgcttttagttgttgtgtatagcttgctcgtggttttcctcttcctctcctaACTTCGATTTGGCCTTCTAATATAGGTAGTTTAGCATAGATAGTAGGCATAATCGTACttgattattattataaaacaactTAAACATTCCAATGACTTGCACGCACACTCATtacgaacctagaaatgtgtctgcgcgaacgttcactaggaaacaggtcaaacctgcacaatgcgcatctgaaaaaccgaaatgtaggtatagttgcgtgaccgaatattcggcggccggataccgaatattcggcggccggataccgaatattcggccgatgatcaggctgaatatccggtatccgaccaaacaactatccgttccATCTCTAGCAGTAAGTGTTTGCGCTGACAAAAAAGAACTAAGGATATTTCCATCGTGTTCGATGCAGTGATTACCATCTAGTGACGACTAGCAGCCAGTGACGAGTTTCGCGAAGCGAAATACGTGTCCGCTAAGGTTCAAGTAATATAACACTTATTTGTCATACGGACATTAAGTTGAAGTTTAATTTGCATAATCTCTACTGTCATAAGTtacatttaatgtaataaaCTCATAGCGGGACGGGATATCATATGCCTACGAATAATTTACTCTCATTGTTAGGTAATTTAACTTTaggaaattataaaaaatatatacacactTTTATCTTTATGCAATTTGATCACTTCTCTACTCATAACAGGAAATTATGCAATTAGTTTTAACGCAAAATGTAAATGTTGGTATTTTGTTCTTTGTAAGtacttatacaaaaaatataccCGTTATAATCGTGTAACCGTCAGAAAATGTATaaaaggataaaataaataagaccACGAATGTAATTCCTGCAGTAAAATGTTTATCTTTCCCCTGTCACTTATATTTtcaattacaatacaatacaatacaatgcacatgctctttattgcacacctcacatacacgtagtttacaataaatgaacaataacataaacaaagacaatagaggtgacaacaggcggtcttatcgcttaagagcgatctctaACCTCACCTTAAAACTGCGTGAATTTCAGGGAATTGgctaaaaaaaaggaaaagttgGAAAAGGAGCCAGACTATCCCTATCATGATGCAAAATCAACATGCAAAGAAGACGCCAGTAAGGGGGTTGCGCTGGTAACAGGTGGTACTGTTATCAAAATCGCCGACGAAGAGGAGTTAAAGAATAAATTGGTAAACTTAGGACCTCTGGCAGTCGGTGAGTACGGGTTATTCGCGGTCGGTCTAGAACGCtaaatgactagtgtaacattttgcctatatcgctctaagtctacatcgcgaacggtccagaacgcaaaatgcctacatcattttccgtcgctttatctttacgttagcgatgtcgacggagccccgctgatgcggggctcctattctgtgcggtttggcgtacggccatttgaagataactaacgaacctaacctaccacctgtgtgatataaaaaagtggtcaatttgcgttctagaccgttcgcgatgAAGATTAAAAGCgaaataggcaaaatattacactagtcattttgcgttctagaccgtccgcgactatGTGAGTACCTAACATGATCTTTTCAAAGTTCTCATCGTTTCTGGATCAATCCGTATCAGCTTTCTATTTAAACAAAGTTTTTAGTGTAATCGGTTTATCTTTGTGGACGTAAATTCAATATCTaaacttaaataggtacctactatttgtacctaaaataataaagtcTGTAATGATACAAAATGTAAGGTGCAGAAAAATATTAGATTGTGTATCAATTACATTGTGTCCATAGTACTATCAATACTCTTAAAGGCAGGTGACGTTACCCTTTTTTTGAACAaagttaataatatttaatttatacgtGTCGTTAAACgagtattaaatattaatatcactTGTCGTGTCATGGGACCACTCTGTCAatagtgtaacgaagaagaagaagaacaataattaatacttaaGTTTGtctttgtttacctactttcaGCTCTAAACGCACTTGATTTTTACGATTACAAAGGAGGCATACTAGAACCCGATAAGTGCAAGGGTAAACAACTTAACCACGGCGTGCTCTTGGTCGGGTATGGAGAAGGTAATGTTAGATTTTAATcaataataggtattttaatagtacattattgcagaggccgggaaaaggcaattcgtggatgagtttcgattttgtcggacgacgcgaagcggaacGGAGTACTGTAATAactactgtagtgtttttttatttcccgtccgctagaacaggacagcgatagtttgattttttttaattagagttttacaataacgaagaacttcccgtgcTATTTTTGCCACATTAAGGTGAaaatttccgagcatattggagaaaaaggCTTTACTTACCGCTGCAACAATCACTTAATACAAATAATTGCTCTGAATACTCTGAGAAGTGTGACAAAGCAGAAGAACCCTTCAAATGTACAGAATTAAAACTGTTTTTCTTTCGCAGAAAACGGCAAGAAGTTCTGGATTATTAAAAATTCGTGGGGAGATGGATGGGGCGAAAAAGGCTACGTGAGACTGTTACGAGGAGTCAACGCTTGCGTCATGGGCACCAGTTACACCGCCCACTCCCAAGTGGCTTAGGCGTTCTTTATCAACCCATTATTAAAAGGGCACTAGCTACACCGTTCACTCCCAAGAAGCTTAGGCTCTCTCTGTCATCTCCATCTGTCAAAATTACTGTACAAGAAATGTAGCATTCCTGGATTACATGGCGCACATACGTCGCTTTAGTTAACGCAATCTTCATTATATCATCTACCTAATCAATGTATTTCATCTCTTTAATCAAAATTTTACTCTAGCTTGAAAGTACATTATATAAATTTACTAATCATTGGACACTAAAATAAATGTGGTATATACGTTTGAATCGCATTTTGTCTATTATTTTTATGACCCTACCAAAAATTTTCTTTTGTGAGTGTCAATTCCAAAATAATACAGGTTGTCCCTAGCCATTGGACAAAGCCGACATACGTACATATGCATTGGGGTATTTAGAACCAGTACCTATACAAAGTATCATAACAATCGGTGTAGTGGTTACGAAGAAATTAACAAAttacgattttttttactttggagcAACCTATATGTGTTAGTAGCTCCTGAGGTAATAGTAATAATACTCATAACTGAGGGTCGTGGCTATGCAATAGCAGATGAAATTATCATGAAAAAGAACTGCCGGAGATAAATCAAGAAGCACGGTCCCGGAAGGTCAGGCATTATCATCTCAGGTTATTCTCATGCACTTGCTCAGACATACGGCCCagagtcaaaagtgacgtttttgttcgaAGAAACATCACTTTGGATACCGactttaaagttcgaatcagccggcctagccaaggttacaatcgctatcgcttcgacatcgaaaagcattaGTCTCTCTaacactcttccatattagcgcgacagtgacagttgcgtttcgatcgctacggagcgtaagcgattggcatcttggctacgcggccaggtcgATAATCTCGTTGCCCGGATTAGTTATTCACTAGCAACTTGTCCTCTTTTAGATTTCCTTGCATATAGTGCAGTATTCCCCTACCCACCTGACTGACTCTACCTAACATATGGTGGATTCCCAAAAGTGGGTGTAGGCGCTGATGGGTTAAACTTACTATATTTTAATAGAAGCTAAAGGTTTCAACTTTTTATTTCAGTGATTTAAAGTTGGTTGCACTAAACCGTACCGTTAAAGCAttcgcaaaattttattttatgggaagtttcatactaCACTGCTACTATGTGTTTGAATTAAGGGGATATGGGAGTGGGTTATTTCTTTCCTCCGTGAGTTTTGATCGtaaagcaatgattttttcaatacacattaatattgaaataaattgaaataaagAACGAAAATCTAaaatcaatatctgtgtcgtactgttttactttttaatatgtagtatttttttgccatttcAGCAGTAAGTAGATGGCTACTTGGCATTGTGTTTGACGGCATACGAGTACATATTTCCTATTTTCTCCAGAAGCGGTATTATGGTCGCacttttatcacctgtcatgccatgcgtcactttcgcacttacatatttgttagaacgtgtcAGGCATGGTAACAAATGATAAaaagccgaccatcttagccctacaggtGGAGACATGTAGTTTTTACAATcactataaaaactaaaattttacattagccccttattaaaaaaaactttcttTGTTCATCTAGAAATAACATGCGCgttaaaatttatatttgactagcgacccgccccggtttTCCGCGGgttgacaaattatacacttaaacctcaacaatcactttattgataggtgaaaaccgcatgaaaatccgttcagtagtaaaatgttttttgaatttatcgcgaacatataaacaaacacacaaacagacagatacgggggattttgttttataagatgtagtgattGTTTTGGTTTGATATAAACATGGAAAATAATTCGAATATTTTGTAAACCTTTATGACTtttcaaaatgtataattatcttGTCAAACTATATATCTTGTCTTGTCAAACTTTATATCTTATCAAACTTTATAATATTGTCAaacttaatattttaaactttcgcggtttgaacacatattaactcacattataacgtcggtaaatcaaggtaattaaataaaattcgcgttagacccgtctataatgtgagttaatatactTATTGTCAAACTTTCCGCAACTGGCACATCTTTAGTCCGGTTAGCGCCAttgcacttgcaccatcccactaacccgggtaaCCGGTTAAAGCTGGAGTTAACATGGTtataccagtacaatttgacaatggGTAAACGCTTTAACAGgttgaccccgggttagtggcatGGTGCAAGGGGGCCTTAGATTTTTAGGAGAATGATTCAAGAAAAAGAAGTCAATTATGATTTAAGTCATGACATACCAAATTTATTTGTCTCCTATaattaaatgataattaatGATTAAGAATATTGCAGTATATGTTTCTATTACGATTCACGATGTACACATTGTCGCCATTTTTGTGGCTTTGCCATATAAACCATGATAAATGATTTAtacaatatattatgtatgttaattTAAATCACGTATGGGCAAGATGCGAGTCAAGAAACTGCTTTATAATACTCCTTATGTTTGATTTAGAATTTTGCTATGATTGCTTATGATCTATGAACGCTCCGAAAaggtaaaaaaagaaaattatgcCACAGTGGATTCGGCTACATAAGTCCCAATACCGCATGCGTTGACTCCTCGCAATATTCTTACGTAGCCTTCCTCGCCCCAGCCAGTTCCCCACGAATTCTTGATTATCCAGAACTTTTTGCCGTTTTCTGCAAATGAAACATTGTCGAAACGTTAATTTTGAGTGCCTCACACATTCTTTATACGCATTCTTACGAATCACTCATGATGGAAATGAGTAGAAATTCGGCACAGGCACAAATACTGAATAAAATGCAAGGGAACTTTGtgcaagtaaaaatttaaacACAATTATTTCGTCCATAATAGATTACATTAAACTAAAAGTATACGCACAACCCTGCGTACTTCTTCGCGCTTCATCAGTTCAGAAATACTCGGACGGAGCATATGTATAAGTACACTCACTCCACGTAGATATAATAGTCATTAATCATTTATCTTAATttatcattttgacttatgtatttggaAGAAAGAAATAACAAGCTTCTATTGAGTCTTGTCAAGTTTTATGATTATATAACGTTCAGTAGGTAACAACTCTGGTAATGACAAAATTCTTATGTGATCAATGATCATAAAATAATGAAGTTATttcgtgatgatgatgatgatttcgtCATATTTGAATtgtgttaataaaatatttggtACTGAGTGGAATTTCATTCATTACCtataatgaatgtattaataaaaaatataaacgtgTAGTAGCTATAAAATTTCTACAAACCTTCTCCGTATCCCACCAGAAGTACACCATGATTTGGGTCTTGCCCTTTGCACTCATTAGGTATTAATATACCTTTATTATAAAAGTCAAAGTCCGCGGCGTTTAAAGCTgtagaaatataataaaaaaatagtgaaGAGCATCAATCTTCTGAAACAGGttaatatacagggcgtcccacagctatgccacatggagggtaagtaccctgaatattgtagatagaacattttgctgaaagaagacattattttaatttaaaaaacaatttaaactgcattcatagatttttaaataattacatggttgaaccgggaatcgaacccgctacacggaaaaaaaacaccctgtagctttttcataccgatcgaaaggcttcatcataaggattattttttgctaaataacatagtgtcggtaataaaaagaaacccatgaattttaacatttttaattcaaattaaccaatttaatttatcaaaatatgctcaaaatgagtgtcattctgttgaatacaaagccgctctcttttgattatttcgctaaatttcacatcaaatgttaaaattcatggtcttcctttagtttctgacactatgttatttagcaaaaaataatccttatgatgaagcctttcgatcgggatgaaaaagctacaggatgtttttttttctcgtgtagcgggttcgattcccggttcaaccatgtaattatttaaaaatcatgaatgcaatttaaattgtttttaaaattaaaataatgtcttctttcagtaaaatgttccatctacaatattcagggtactttccctccatgtggcatagctgtgggacgccctgtatatttaCGTACAAGGACCTAAATTAATTCATTTCAAACTTTATAATGTTGAACCttaagtgtcattctatggaactagctaactgtaaacaaaccgccatattgaaattgtctctgaatgatgaatttacgagtgacttttgtttacatagttagcaaattccatagaatgacactttagtaaacgtttttaatttttgtttcacaCTGCCTCACAAATTAAGGTTAAGTATATCATTATTGCAATAGCATTGCCACGCGGCATTTCTGCCAAAGCCATTGCTGCAGAaatgtatttta contains:
- the LOC134664714 gene encoding procathepsin L-like, whose protein sequence is MFAAVVLATVCLASSTVLAAYDKPFYEVEDAESLFKDFVQEHKKVYNRREYHERLEIFKKTLKEINERNAKFPDTVFAVNHFADLYPHELEQYTGFKLPKNITSVVLPDGPTPTATEFDWRDKHVVSHVKHQGYCGSCYIFSAVGDIEGQYALKHKQCLSFSEGQVLDCLGEKWGCQGGWMHEVMQELAKKKEKLEKEPDYPYHDAKSTCKEDASKGVALVTGGTVIKIADEEELKNKLVNLGPLAVALNALDFYDYKGGILEPDKCKGKQLNHGVLLVGYGEENGKKFWIIKNSWGDGWGEKGYVRLLRGVNACVMGTSYTAHSQVA